The following is a genomic window from Spirosoma foliorum.
TGCCGTGGTGGAGTTGTCCTTTGGATAGCTCCAAGATATTAAAAAAATCCTAACTCAAAATTTGTTTTTCACGACAGTACCAGCGGCTGAATGTCTTTGATAATGGATAAAGCAGGCTTGCGCTCGGCAGAGGTGGGAGATTGAGAGGCTGTGCGCTTGGCTTTGGAGGTTTTGGCCGAATTGGACATAATTAAGGAGGTTTGAGTGAAACAATTTACTGAATTGTCTCTTCTCATTTTCACCCCTTTTGTCCACTTTTACTTGACGACGTACACTGATGAGCAGTTTCATTACATCCGTGGTGGCATACCAACTGTCCATCAACACATACCCGAACAAAAGGCCCCGATGAATGGCACTCATAAGCATATCCTGTAGGTGGTCAAGTTTGGTTTTGCCATCGCGGTCAGGATCAAAAATGCGATAATCAATCACCCAAAATTGATTGGTAACCGGATCAAAATAAACACAGTTGACCATCCCAATACCTTTGACAATGCCATGCTGATTACCTGAATACTGTCGCCTAAATCCTTGAATTTTAGAAGAATGAACCTTCTCCAGCACCACGTCATCAAAGATCACATACCCTTCGAGTCGACTGGTAAAAAGTGGGCTGACCTTCTCCCACAGCAGCCGAGGAGTAAGTTTTTCTTCTTTGAGGTATCGGTGGACGTCGTCGTGAGAAAGATCGGCAAAGTGATCGGCTAGATTGGTACAGGTATAGTTGATCTGACTAGAGAGTAAGTACTGGCAGTATAACTCGCGTGTTGTTGTCATCTCAAAAATTAACCATTTTTATCTATTTGCGAAAGTCCTATAATAAAAATAAGTAGATATATAGTTACCCTTTCGTACAATAATTAATTAAAAAAGGTATATTGTTGGTTAATTTGAAGGAATACACTCACAGCTTCTACATAAGTTGGCTTATTCACTTATACTATGAAGCATCTAATGCTCGTGGAGGATAACGATTTTCTCCTAAACCTATTAAATCAAACCTTTCACCAAGACTACCAATTAAGTCTCTACAAGAATGGCTTAGAAGCTATTAGAGGGTTAGAAAAAAAATTCGTATCCGGACCTAATCATTAGTGATTTATCAATGCCTTTCTGCGATGGTCTTGGCTTACTAAAACATGTACGAACGAGTACCTCTGGCAAGTACATCCCTTTTTTCATCCTATCTGGAAATGAAGAAAGTAGTGTTCGAATTGACTGTTTAGAACATGGGGCCGATGACTTCATTACAAAACCCTTTAATCTACGAGAGCTGCAGGCTAGGGTGAAGGCACAATTAAATACAGGCGTCATGCCCCAAACTACAGGATTTTCTTAACATGGACCACTCCAGGCGTGGCCAAAAAATGAAAAGACGAACAAAACGGTATCCCTGTTCCTATGAATATAGTTGTTTCGTGAATGGTGGAAATTTAAAAAATCGGGTCTCTAATTGAGCCGATTTTTTTGTCCGTCTCCTGAAACGGTCCATTATTGCTAAAGGGACTTTTCAAAGTCAAGTGACGGATTGTGTACGAAACGACTAATGTACCCTATTTTGTGGATCAGTGTAGCCAGTGCAGGAAATGCAGAGGTAATGCCATCGTTTAGCCTTGGCCACGGCCTGCTTGATTGCCCTCAAGCAGTAACCCAGTAGGTTAGCCATCGATTAAAGGCTACCTTTGACTATGAGTCAACCTACATATACCGCTATCCCTGATACCTCGGATAACAACTACTGGGCAACAAAGTCGGAGCCTGGCAATGTGCGCAGCACCACGTTTGTACCCAGAGATAAAGAACTTCACCAGCAGCTAAAGATTAAAGCGTGGGCCATTATTCAGGCTTCACTCAGGAAGAGTAATAGAAAAGTAAGCTACTAAGTAGGCCCCATCAGCCTTTCTGGCTTTATTAGATAAACTGTATAATGGGCGGCCTCTAGTTGGCTTGGTAATCAATACGCGGGGTCAATCACGGCCACCCTCGCCTTTCCTTTAACCCGGCTCTTTTTGCTTTTAAAGCAAGGAGATTCGGGTTTTTAGTGGGGTCTGAGTTCGTACTAGAGACTTTTGGGTAAATCTAAAAAAAGTTACTGTGCCGTGCCGCCGGAGCGGTAACTAAAGATAACGTATGTGACTGATTGAGTTTGACAGGTATTAAAAGTTAGTGTCTCGTAAAAACGCGCTACTTATCATTTGTGACCATGCTTTATATAATATCACAAAAGGCTCCTGTGTGAGACAGATGAGATGTAATGCTGAAGCTAGTTTTATTGTCTGTCTAACTCAACTCGTATGCCTTTCAATTCACTGAATTATTTATGAAGTGAAATTGTTCCTCTTAGTAAAGGTAAAATTGCCTAAATTTGTATCAACACTGAAAGGAAACGCATGATGAAACGAGTTGCCTCACCCGAAAATCTTCTGCTCAGAGATGTGCCTGGACACATCAATGATAGTGAAATCCTTTCCTTTCTTTACACCAGAGAGGTCAATTGGCAGCATGTCAATGCCATTAAGACGTTGACTGATTTTAATGATACCATCATTTCGGACTGGCTTAATGTGAGCGTTAAAACATTCCGCGAATACAAAAAGCCGCCAACGACCTTTAAGGAAAACGTCAAAGAGCAGGTTTTACTCCTGTTAGCCCTGATCAAGCACGGCATTGCTGTATTTGGCTCGGTGAAAGAATTCGACCAGTGGCTGAACCGGTCCAACTTTTATTTTGACAACAAGAGTCCCAATGCCTATTTAAATACGGTCACCGGGCTACGATTTGTCGATGATCGGTTGACGGCCATGGAATACGGAGACAATGTGTAAGGGATGGAAGTATTTCGAATCAGTAAAGACGTTCATGCCTATAGCTTACGTTCGTCAGGCAGTGCGAATCGGTGGAATACAAAAGGGCAGCAAGTTATTTACACCGGCGCATCGCGTTCCTTATCCTCTCTAGAACTAGTAGTTCACCGGGGAGTCATTCAGCCCACCTCTTCTTATAAGGTGATGGTCATCTCTATTGCTGATGATGATTACTTGATGCGAACGATTCACCTTAAAGAACTTCCTGCCAACTGGCGAACCTTAGCGGGTTACTCTGCCTTACAAAAAATCGGGTCCGACTGGTACACCAGCCAGGAAAGTCTACTCCTGAAGGTTCCTTCAGCGATCATTATCTACGAGTACAATTACATCATCAATACCGAACATCCAGACTTCAGTCAGCATGTTCAGCTGGTTAGAACCGAGGACTATTTTTGGGATTCCAGGCTTCTCTAGGCGCTAATGAAGGTAAATTAAACCGTATTCTAGAATCCTGTATGAAGAGCCAAAACAAGTTTCAGATATATGCATCTTAAATGGGGCAATTAATTAGACAACCTCTTTTAATAACTGTTTACTTCCAGTTGTTGCCTACCCTCCCTTTCCAAAAAGAGGGCCAGTAGCTTTCTGGTCACTGGCCCCGGGTATGGTTGGGGTAGTACGTACTGATCAATTTGGCGAACCGGCATAATCCGTTGGTTACTTGGGGTAATAAACACTTCATCTGCCTCAAAAACTTCCGCTAAGGAATGGCTCGCTCTTCGACGGTAAAATACCCTGACATACCGATAAAACATGTTTTCGGGTAATGCCAGGTAAGATACCGGTATCAGCAGTACTAACCGTTTTGTTTTTAACAATAATGACGTTGCTTCGCTACGACTCGGAGATAAACCCGTTCGAACAGTATAAATAGTCATCAGTGGCCTGACGCTTTAAATGAGACAGCATTTGGATGGGTGGCAAGTAACTGAGCGTTTTGACCGTCGGAATCTCCCGATGGTATTCATAGGACATTAAGCTTAAACCGAAGGCTGCATCGGGAAAGCTTAATGGGCTGGCCCAAACCCGTAAATTCGGTTGCTCAGCCGGGGTAAACCCATCCGGTGAATAGCCACCCGTGGTCCAAGTGGTCATCGACGAAAATGAGGTGGCCTTTTATAACCCGCAAAAAATCAAAGATGCCGTACCCCCGCAGAAAAGCCAGGTCAGTGACCTGAAGGCAAGTCTCTGCCAGGGGTAGGAACTCACCGTTAACATAAGCGTATGCGTCCATGTAAATAATCCAAATAGGATTGGTGTGTTTCCCTAACACCGCATCAGGGTTCAGGGTTAGGTAGATCGCTTTCCAATACTGGTTCTATGGAACCAATCGGTTCAAGTAAGGATAAAATTATACATTCCTTACTATCTCCCGGCCAGGTCGGCGACTCCGTTCGGAAACATGCTTTTGGCCACCTGCGCCATATCCAGTGCCTCTCGCAGTAATTTAATCTTACCATCTTCAGCCACTAACCGACCCATATACGTTTGGTGGTAAGGCCGCCCGGTTGCCGCCACTTGACACCTGACATCGTATTCCCCAAAAGCCTGATTGGGCGTATCGATATGGATCTGAATATTCTCAAACGCAAAACCAGGAAAGGTTTTGGGCAGATTTTTTAGGAATTGGTAGAGGACGTCTTTTCCTCGCCATTGCCAGGGCATCCCCAGAGTAGCTAAATAAGGCAACTCAATGGTAGCATCCTCCGCGAAGAGTTCAATCGCCTTGTCGGCATCGTTAATTGAGTGAAGATAACCTAGCAGCAATTCAGTTGCGGTTTTTGTTGAATTCATAGCCTTGTTTGGTTGATGGTTGTACTGATAAATTTAGTAGTGGGTACCCGCTTGCGCACGCACTCGCTCTTAAAGCACGGGGCTTTACGGGATCCGATTGGATCGTTTCACCCAATGGGCGCATTTGTCATTTTGGTGCGGCTAACTTAGTACCGATAGTTGATCACGCGTTTTGACTACAGGGTACTTTTTGGAGCGGGACAAAAATCGGTTGAGGAGGGAAACAGTTTTGGTAGGCAAAGACTAGCGACGAACGTTACCCCCTCTAGTGCCTTATTGGTTTTTCTTTATATCCAGAAAAACCAGTAAGGACTGAATCTTTCCAGCTTCGAAGGTAAAAATGTCCTGGCCCGTAACCCGTGCCGGATCAGCGGGTGGCCCGAATTGCCAGTTCACGCGGGCTATGTTATGATGCGATTCGACGGGTGTCCGTTGAGCAAAACTGTATTGGGGTCGTTCAGACAGCAGATTGCCAATATATGCATCGATGTTTGGCAGGCCATTGAATCGGTAATGAGCAATGACTAAAATATCGTTACTGTATAACTGTTCAATGGCCTCTCTTCGGGTTGACCCGTTTCGGTCACTCCATACGGTAAAGTGCTTCGCGATTAACGTGTTTATTTCGTCTTCTTCCATGCCAGTTGATCGGGTAAATGTTGTGCTTCCTCCGTGCGATTGAGCGCAAAGTTGCGGCTATCGAGTAAGCTCATCATTGACATTTATCAAAAAAAAGAAAGAAACCCAAACATGGTTGGTAAAAAGTAGCCAGAAATGGTTCTGCTATTCGAAGCACGTGTGCTTATCGCTTTCGGGCAACCTTATTCCTCATTCGGCTCAGTGTTTCGGCACTGATGCCCAAATAAGACGCAATCATACTTTGCGGTAGGCGGGTATTGAGGCTGGGGTAATTCGTTAAAAAATGAAGGTATTTTTCTTCCGCACTGTAACTGATGGCGGCATGAATACGTTGCTGAGCGGCTATAAACCCACGGTGCAGGATCTCGTTGACCATATGGTC
Proteins encoded in this region:
- a CDS encoding antitoxin Xre/MbcA/ParS toxin-binding domain-containing protein produces the protein MMKRVASPENLLLRDVPGHINDSEILSFLYTREVNWQHVNAIKTLTDFNDTIISDWLNVSVKTFREYKKPPTTFKENVKEQVLLLLALIKHGIAVFGSVKEFDQWLNRSNFYFDNKSPNAYLNTVTGLRFVDDRLTAMEYGDNV
- a CDS encoding RES family NAD+ phosphorylase, with product MEVFRISKDVHAYSLRSSGSANRWNTKGQQVIYTGASRSLSSLELVVHRGVIQPTSSYKVMVISIADDDYLMRTIHLKELPANWRTLAGYSALQKIGSDWYTSQESLLLKVPSAIIIYEYNYIINTEHPDFSQHVQLVRTEDYFWDSRLL
- a CDS encoding nuclear transport factor 2 family protein encodes the protein MNSTKTATELLLGYLHSINDADKAIELFAEDATIELPYLATLGMPWQWRGKDVLYQFLKNLPKTFPGFAFENIQIHIDTPNQAFGEYDVRCQVAATGRPYHQTYMGRLVAEDGKIKLLREALDMAQVAKSMFPNGVADLAGR
- a CDS encoding nuclear transport factor 2 family protein, with translation MEEDEINTLIAKHFTVWSDRNGSTRREAIEQLYSNDILVIAHYRFNGLPNIDAYIGNLLSERPQYSFAQRTPVESHHNIARVNWQFGPPADPARVTGQDIFTFEAGKIQSLLVFLDIKKNQ